From the genome of Eucalyptus grandis isolate ANBG69807.140 chromosome 2, ASM1654582v1, whole genome shotgun sequence, one region includes:
- the LOC104422958 gene encoding phosphomethylethanolamine N-methyltransferase yields MAAAQGDERHVQKSYWAEHSASLTVEAMMLDSKASDLDKEERPEILSLLPPYEGKTVLELGAGIGRFTGELAQKAGQLLALDFIDGAIKKNESINGHHKNVKFQCADVTSPDLNIAEDSVDLIFSNWLLMYLSDTEVENLAERMTKWLKVGGYIFFRESCFHQSGDSKRKSNPTHYREPRFYTKVFKECYMRDASGDLFELSLAGCKCIGAYVRNKKNQNQICWTWQKVKSEDDRGFQRFLDNVQYKCSGILRYERVFGLGFVSTGGIDTTKEFVAKLELQPGQKVLDVGCGIGGGDFYMAEKFDVEVVGIDLSINMISFALERAIGLKCSVEFEVADCTKKSYPDNTFDVIYSRDTILHIQDKPALFRSFFKWLKPGGKVLISDYCKHAGTPSPEFAAYIKQRGYDLHDVKAYGQMLRDAGFAEVIAEDRTDQFIKVLEKELNAVEKDKDTFISDFSEEDYNDIVGGWKAKLMRSSSGEQCWGLFIAKKK; encoded by the exons ATGGCTGCTGCTCAAG GAGACGAACGCCACGTGCAGAAGAGCTACTGGGCCGAGCACTCGGCGAGCCTGACCGTCGAGGCCATGATGCTCGATTCCAAAGCTTCGGATCTCGACAAAGAAGAGCGTCCTGAG ATCCTTTCTTTACTCCCACCATACGAAGGGAAAACAGTTCTGGAACTTGGGGCTGGCATTGGTCGATTTACTGGCGAGTTAGCCCAGAAAGCTGGTCAGCTTCTGGCTCTTGACTTCATTGATGGTGCAATCAAGAAG AATGAGAGTATCAACGGGCATCATAAGAATGTCAAGTTCCAATGTGCTGATGTGACATCCCCGGATCTGAATATTGCAGAAGATTCTGTAGACTTGATATTCTCAAATTGGTTGCTTATGTACCTTTCAGACACAGAG GTTGAGAATTTGGCTGAAAGGATGACCAAATGGTTGAAGGTTGGTGGATATATATTTTTCCGTGAATCTTGCTTCCATCAATCCGGAGACTCTAAGAGGAAATCTAACCCAACCCATTATCGAGAACCCAGATTCTACACGAAG GTTTTCAAGGAATGCTACATGCGTGATGCATCTGGAGATCTGTTTGAACTTTCTCTTGCTGGTTGCAAGTGCATTGGAGCTTATgtgagaaacaaaaagaatcaGAATCAG ATTTGCTGGACATGGCAGAAAGTCAAGTCAGAGGACGATAGAGGCTTTCAGCGATTCTTGGACAATGTTCAGTATAAGTGTAGTGGCATACTACGTTATGAGCGTGTCTTTGGGCTAGGCTTTGTGAGCACAGGCGGAATTG ATACAACTAAAGAATTTGTGGCAAAGCTGGAACTCCAGCCTGGTCAGAAAGTTCTAGATGTGGGGTGTGGCATTGGTGGAGGAGACTTCTACATGGCAGAGAAATTTGATGTCGAGGTCGTTGGCATTGATCTTTCCATAAATATGATCTCCTTTGCTCTCGAGCGTGCCATTGGACTCAAATGCTCTGTTGAATTTGAGGTTGCCGACTGCACCAAGAAAAGTTACCCAGATAATACATTTGATGTGATCTACAGTCGGGACACAATACTGCATATTCAA GACAAACCTGCCCTATTCAGGTCCTTCTTTAAGTGGTTGAAGCCTGGAGGTAAAGTTCTTATTAGTGATTACTGCAAGCATGCTGGAACTCCTTCACCAGAGTTCGCAGCATATATCAAGCAAAGAGGGTATGATCTCCACGATGTAAAGGCATATGGTCAG ATGCTTAGGGATGCTGGATTTGCTGAGGTCATAGCCGAGGATCGTACTGACCAG TTTATTAAAGTTCTGGAGAAAGAATTAAATGCTGTTGAGAAGGACAAAGATACATTCATCAGCGACTTTTCTGAA GAAGACTATAATGACATAGTTGGGGGCTGGAAGGCCAAGCTGATGAGGAGTTCATCGGGCGAGCAATGCTGGGGTCTCTTCATTGCCAAGAAAAAGTGA